The genomic stretch CCGCTACAGGATACCTCAAAGGGCATATTTATATCTTCCCGGGACAGTGCCGGGAGCGGGGGCCCGAACGGTTTTTAACCGGCCGGGGGGCTCTGCTGCCCCGGGAGGGCACTCTCCGGTTCGGTCGATGCGGGGGACAAACCTCTTCTTGATCGGCGGCCTGTTGATCGGGTTCGGATCGTTCGCCCCGGTATGCTGCTCTGTGATCGTTAAGAAGTCCCATTTATGAAAGAGGAGGGGCGCGAGGGGCTGTCGTCGACAAATGCATCCCAGGTATCTCTGTCGGCGATGATCTCGACCGGCAAACGGTTCTTCCTCCGTTCTGCCGGAGAAACCGGCAGGCCTTACCTCCTGCGGCCGGCCATTCGTGCCGGGGCGTAGAGCAGGGCCCGTCGCACAAACGCACTACTCATTCCGGCTTTTTCGGGTATGGGCCCCCTGAACCGCGGGTTTCAGGATACCACATGCTGCCCTGTGCAGTGAGGTAGCGGAGAGGAGAGAGACGGCGGCGAACCCTAAACTCTTCCGGTCGCCATCATCAACCGTTTCACGAAGGAGCGGTATGCCCACTCGGAGAACGCGCCGAGGCCGTCTTTCTTCTCAATCTCAAAGTACATCGTAAGATCGGGGTTGAACTTCGATTTGAAGAAGGCCAGATCGGGGTTGTTCGCACCCATATTCTCAAACGTCCGGTAGCCTTCGGCACGTGCACGCTCGATCAGGAGCCACTGGAGATACTCGTTCCCGGCATGAGCGCTCTCGATCCTCGGGGTTCCCATCCAGAGCAGGAACCGCCTGTACTCCTGGGCGGCAACCACGGCCGCGACCTCGTCCTCTGCATCGTAGAGGGTGTAGACCCCGATCTCCGGGTAGGCACGCACGAGATCCTCGAGGTAGTCGCGCTTGATCGGCGGGATGTCGAGCGACGGGTCACGGTAGCGCTCGGAGATGAGCGTATGGAGCGTGGAGATATCGCCGGATCTCTCCAGCCGAAGACCCGCTTTCGACTCCTTCTTCAGTTTGTTGCGGAGCTTGTAGTGGAGGTTGTTCCAGATCTCCTCGATCGGGCGCTCAAGATCGATGGTGTAGGTGTACCGGACCCGTGCATCGCACCGGTCCCAGAGGTAGTGGCGTATATCGTGAAAGCCCGGGACGAAGGCTATCGAGAGGTAGTTCGGCGAGATATCGAGGAGTTCCCCGCGAATTTCCTCTGCAATCAGCCCGAGAAGGGATTCTTTCTTGCTCCGCTTGAGCGACCCGAACTTCCCGTTCATTACGCACCCGAGGTGGGGGATCACCGTGAGGGGCGGGGGTGAAAAAACGGCGTTGATCCCGTGCATCCGCTTCCAGAAGAGCGGGAATACGCAGAGCGGCTCGTCGCCGTTGTAGATCGCGTAGGGAAGAAGCGTGCTCTTTGTATGGTTTGCCGTCAGGTGCAGGTAGTCCCACTTATGAAAGAGGAGGCCCGAAGGGCTCTCGTCGATGAAAGTATCCCAGGTATCTCTGTCCTCGACTCTGATCGCTGTCATCCCTTCCGTCCCTCCGGCGCTGTCATGCAGTCTGCGGCTCGGCGACCTCTAATCATCTCCCGGACTCATATATACCTTTCCGAGGGGGCGCCGTGTCGGGCAGCCGGTCGCGGTGGCCGCGCCCGGCCCCGCCGACAAATCTATTTATATAAGAACACGTGAGGTAGGGGCATGGTCGCACTCCGCCTCCTCGCCATGGACGACGTTTCGTTCCGTTCGTGGGAAGGCAACGGTTCCGATGCATACGGCGACGTCTGGGTGCTCATCCCGGAGAACAGCCTCTTTCCCGAGTTCCTGAAACATTTTTGCCGTGCATCCGGCCGGGATCTGATCGCGATACCGTACTCCGAGAACTTCTTCTGAACGTACCCGGTCTCCCGGCTAAGCCGGTCACCTTCATCATGTCGCCGGTGCCGTCCGGCCATACCGGGAGCAAAACGTTTAATGCCGAGTATAGGCATGAGCACCCCGATGGGTGTGCGGATGAATCATCGGGGATTGAGGGCTCTCCGGCCCGAGGATTCTGTGACGGCGAGGGCGCTCCGCATCCTCCCTGCATACTCCGCGTATAGAAAGACCTACGCCCTCCTCCGGGAGTCCCAGGGGTGGAGCCGGGAAGACCTCGCGACCTACCAGGCCCGGGCGCTCTCGCGGCTGCTCGACCACGCCTACGAGAATGTCCCCTACTATCGAAGGGTCTTTCAGGAACGCGGCCTTGTCCCGGAGGACATCCGGACTCCCGACGACCTGGCGCTCCTCCCGATCCTGACCCGGGAGGATCTCCAGGCCAACCTCCCGGACCTGAAGGCCCGGAACTACCCCGAGTCCGCCTTCGAGTACGTCACCACCGGCGGCTCCACCGGGATCCCGGTCGGATTCTACTACGAGAAAGGGGTCTCCCGCGCCCGGGAGTGGGCGTTCATGAAGACCCAGTGGGACCGCGTCGGCTACCGATTCACCGACCGCTGCGTCGTCCTCCGGGGCTACATCATCGGGTCGGCAAAGGATGGTGTCTACTGGAAGAAGACCCTCGGCGGCCGGTGGCTGCTGATGTCTTCCCACCACATGACCGAGGAGACCCTGCCGGACTACATCGACCGGATCCGGAGGTTCAAACCCCGCTTCATCCAGGCGTATCCCTCGGTGGCGACGATCCTGGCGCGGTACATGCGGGAGCACGGCATCGAGCCCATCCCGACCGTCAAGGCCGTCCTCTGCGGGTCGGAGAACCTCTACCCCTGGCAGCGCGACCTCCTCACCGAGGTCTTCGGGTGCCGGGTCTTCTCCTGGTACGGCAACTCCGAGCAGACGGTGCTCGCCGGCGAGTGCGAGGAGAGCACCCACTACCACATCTTCCCCGAATACGGGATCGTCGAACTGATCGGGCGGGACGGACGGCCCGTCGAAGGGGCCGGCGCCATGGGCGAGGTGGTCGCGACCAACCTCACCAACTTCGTCTGCCCTCTCATCCGCTACCGCACCATGGACGTCGCGGTTCGCGGGAGAGACCCCTGCACCTGCGGCCGCGCCTACCCGATACTCGAGCGGGTCGAGGGGAGGCTCCAGGAGTTCATCGTGACGAAGAACCGCCGGTTCGTATCGATGACCGCGGTGAACATGCACTCCGACATCTTCGACAACGTCGCGCAGTTTCAGTTTCACCAGGAGAAAGAAGGAGAGGCCCTGCTGCGGATCGTGAAAAAACCCGGCTACGGCGACCGCGACACGGAACGCATCCTCCGA from Methanoculleus chikugoensis encodes the following:
- a CDS encoding GNAT family N-acetyltransferase — translated: MTAIRVEDRDTWDTFIDESPSGLLFHKWDYLHLTANHTKSTLLPYAIYNGDEPLCVFPLFWKRMHGINAVFSPPPLTVIPHLGCVMNGKFGSLKRSKKESLLGLIAEEIRGELLDISPNYLSIAFVPGFHDIRHYLWDRCDARVRYTYTIDLERPIEEIWNNLHYKLRNKLKKESKAGLRLERSGDISTLHTLISERYRDPSLDIPPIKRDYLEDLVRAYPEIGVYTLYDAEDEVAAVVAAQEYRRFLLWMGTPRIESAHAGNEYLQWLLIERARAEGYRTFENMGANNPDLAFFKSKFNPDLTMYFEIEKKDGLGAFSEWAYRSFVKRLMMATGRV
- a CDS encoding phenylacetate--CoA ligase family protein yields the protein MPSIGMSTPMGVRMNHRGLRALRPEDSVTARALRILPAYSAYRKTYALLRESQGWSREDLATYQARALSRLLDHAYENVPYYRRVFQERGLVPEDIRTPDDLALLPILTREDLQANLPDLKARNYPESAFEYVTTGGSTGIPVGFYYEKGVSRAREWAFMKTQWDRVGYRFTDRCVVLRGYIIGSAKDGVYWKKTLGGRWLLMSSHHMTEETLPDYIDRIRRFKPRFIQAYPSVATILARYMREHGIEPIPTVKAVLCGSENLYPWQRDLLTEVFGCRVFSWYGNSEQTVLAGECEESTHYHIFPEYGIVELIGRDGRPVEGAGAMGEVVATNLTNFVCPLIRYRTMDVAVRGRDPCTCGRAYPILERVEGRLQEFIVTKNRRFVSMTAVNMHSDIFDNVAQFQFHQEKEGEALLRIVKKPGYGDRDTERILRELDRKFDGGVDVTVRFVDEIPRTRRGKYQFLIQELPLDQWGISV